Genomic window (Arachis hypogaea cultivar Tifrunner chromosome 13, arahy.Tifrunner.gnm2.J5K5, whole genome shotgun sequence):
TCTCCTCTGCTTTTTTGGGAGTGCTTTCTTGGTTATGTTCCTTGGCTtatgctttgttcttcttttgCTATCATTTACCTACAATTAACAAGAAATCCAAATACtcaaaatactaataaaatatcatataaaaGTAAATGGTTATCCAGTAAAAAGTCATCAATTTTACCTAAAAAATACCCAAAAAAAGTACACAAAATACTCATGCATCATTCAACTATGCTGTATGATACCAAAAAATCATGTTGCCATGTTCGGGATAGTAAATACAGTGAGATGAAAATGTAATCATTGATTGTCTTACCTCATAAATTTACTGAACTTAGGATTTAAATCTCCGCCTTCTCTTTTCTCCATGAATCCATGATATGAAATGTAACTGATGTATGGGAGTTATTTAGGCAATAAGACAATTTAAGCAAATGGACAGGGATCAGAGTGAGGTTATATTCATAACTTTTTTCAAGaaacaattttcttttaattttatatcataatagaacatgtaaaatttttcaattggTAAAAGCCTAAATTTAGAAGCCCAATACCCCGAAAAAAATCTGTGCTATGTCCTTATTATAATGTTTGAATGTTTTCGCCAAAACAATCTTTCAGCATGAAAGAAAGGGAAAACTATTCAACAAATTTTCATTGAAAGATTCAATCATTCCTATAATTATATAGTGTCGGACAAAAAGTATATTCCATGAGCCCCATGGCTGAATCCTTCAAGCAACTGGCATTCTTAGTAGCAAAGAGCACAGCTAGGTATCTGTACAATTAACAGATGAAGATTCGTGAAAGATTATTTTGAGGGACTGGAACCtgtttgcagaaaatgtaaaagaTTTAGAAGACCAActgaattaaatataaataatactctcttaaccaaccaaaacaaACACATGGTTTCCTAATCCAAGTTTAACTTTTGCttcttttaataagaaaaatcctacaaaaaaagaattatcaataaatttaataaaaatctttACTCTTCCCCAAAGAAATTCCCTTCTACTTATCCTGCAAACTATCTTTCTCCTGTGTATGTTTCAaccttctttttttaaaaataatgttttgCTGTAAATAGAACTAAATGCAACTTCTGAATCTATTTACTACCAAAGAAATTTCATACTTCCCTTCTGACAGCACAAACAAAAACCATGTCTTAGCAAACATACATATCAGAAGCATTAAGCTCCTGCAataattttaaatctaaaattgacattaatgaaaatataaatattgcaTAAATGATTAAAAGTATCAAACAAAATTCAAGGTTCAAAACAATATATTACCAACAAGAATGCCTTGTTAAATTTTTAGAACTCTAACTTTGTCAAGTTAAGCATCAAGATTGCTGAAAAACTAACCATCTTTTTCTTCATCGATTGGCTCTGCTTTCCAAACAATATCTTTCAGTGCAGGAGAGAGGTTTTTATAAAActgtataaataaataaataaataaataatttaaaaattaattattgaatatgtggggtaagaaaaaaaaagatgttgcTGAATAGCTTAAGTTCAGTAGTGATTGCACTGCAGCAATATGTTGGGAGAAAAAATAGTGAATTGGTAGGCACGTACATTTCTTCAAGAAAGGCAACTTTGTGAGAGGCAATTCTCTTGATATGACTTATTTTCAAGAAATGGTTAACTAACATTCAGTTACTTTCTAAGAGTCTAATGTCTCCAATTCACACATTAATCAAATGATAGAACGCATTAGCTGACAGGATTCACTATGTGTCCCAAATTTATTCTGATCCGGGGCAAAAGATATTGGAGGCAACATCATTTGGTTGATTCAGCATAGGACAAAAGGTGAAGAAAAATAATGCAATGCTGAGAAGAAAACAACTTGTACTCGGGAATGGATCTcctcaattttttatttcaatagaTATTGTCAAGTGTGATCTTATACCATTCAACATTTTCTCTCATGTTTAATTTTGGTCCACCTAAAGAGTGTATGGTGAGCGATAACACTTTACAACAACAATTGAGAGGGAAAAAAATTgaggggatgcattttcctcaTACTATTGTAGGTGACACAATCAACTGCCAAACATGAATGCATATAAAATACTACTTCGTGCATTTAACTTACTTTGTGAAATTCCAGAGTATCTCCCTCAGCCTTCCGCAATTCAACCAGATAAAGTTCAGGAGCAATCTCAAAAATCTGGAAAATAACACTTAAACCAGCATTAAAAACAGCCATAGTATACCTAACCATAAATAACTAACATGTATACTCTAGATATAGAAGCAAACTTAAAAAAGACATACCTCGGTAGCTACAGATAGTTGACCTTTACGCCCAGTCTTTTCACCTTGAATTTTTAACTGAAATGCAGAGTAAGAAATATTGTTAGAGATAAAATTTTAACAGCAATAGCTATTGTTATAATTTAACCTTCATATGTAGATTGACTAAGTAGTAGACgacaaaataaattttactacATTGACAGATTAAAAGAGTAATCTTAAGTGCAAAAAGAATGTTTTCTGCTTAATTATCTTATTCCAATAGAAACAAAAGATGAAGTAGTAAATTAGATacaagatttatttatttatctttcaataccTTATTGTTGCTCTTCTTAACACCGAAACCCAGAGGCCCAGCAGCTTCCTCGATTTTCGTAATGATCTCATTTGCTGAACATTTGGATGTGAATCTTGTTTCCCTTTTAACAAGTCCCTACATGTCAAAAACAACAAATTTTAGCCTTAATATTTAAGACAAATTCAATTATATATTATCTTGTTTCATGCAATTTGTAATCAACAACCAGAAATACATGTCATGAGACATCTCTCGTAAAAGCTTAGGCTGTTGGATAAATGCACATGAATGGTTTTATACTTCCATATGCTCTCTCATAGATAGACATGGATGGTTTTAAACCTCCATATTCCCTCTCATGCAAGAGTCTGAGAAGCATAGGCACACAAAACCTTGTGCTCAAATTTTGCTTTCATTTAAAAACTGTGGCCAAACAAGTGTCAAATCCTACACCTCTTAATCATAGAAGCCTTGGTACAGCATCATGAATCATCCCTCCCAAAACCAATTTGTTGGATAGAGGCACATGGTTTTATACCTCGACTCCTAACACATACAATGTCAAAAGTTGAGCTATGTTCAAAAAGACTCACAGTCCATCcaatttgattattttgttattaGTTAGTGCCTAGTGATTGCGATGGTCATTGGTCTTGTTTCAAGGATCAATTACATCTCTATGAGGTTGTCAAGATTGCTTCATGAAAATAGGTATTGATCATTAGTCTATCCCCTAATTACGGATCTTGCGGTCGAATCATGACattaacataaatataaattGTCTCCTGAAGCCATTCTAGGTCAAATTCTAGTATTTTGAAAATCTGAGCAAATAGATCTGCATATACTTTTGTtgactattaaaaaaaataaaataaataccatTTGTTTCTCGAAAAGACTACGGAGATTGAGGCCCTGAGAGGTAGAGATAAGCTCAAAAGCATTCATGGTCACAGGTTCCACAGGCCTTGTTTCACGCCTCTCAGCAACAAGGTTTTGTGAATCCTGTGCACAACAAGCAGCATTAAGGTTGAGGGTAAGAATCCAAAGCTTTGACAAACAAAAATTAATCAAGATAATATCAAAACCAAATGTCTTACCATTGATTCACTAAAAATAGAATCTATATCATCAAGACTAACATTGGCCTGCTCAAATTTGGGAGGCTTGTATCCCTTCTTGAACCATTCATTCTCAATGACTTCAGCAATCGTAATCCGCTGTACATATCATTAACAAGGAAAATATAGGTTTGTTTTACATAATCGGTGAGCAAGAGGGAAAAGTGATTTGATTAAAACCAAATTAGTAGAAGAGTAGAATGAGATAAACAAGACTAACACAAGTCAATAGCATACTTTGGCAGGATCGGGTTCAAGTATTCTTATGATTAACTTCTTTGCATCCGTAGAGAACCAAGGAGGACAAGTGAACTCAGCCTTGAAAATCTGCAGTCATCATGAACCAGAAAACGTAAGACAGCATTGAAGGAAAGTGAAATAGTATAGATATGGAATTACTGAAATTAGGGATTTGAATGGAATACTAGAAGAATTATTAGGGAGAACTGAAGATATTAGGGACAGAAAAGAAAGGAATGAATCAAGTAAAGACTGTAGAAGAGAAGAATGATTGAAGGAGAAAGATATGTCCTAAATATTTCAATATTTACATTATTTCTAGTAATATGTAGTATCTAATATCCAATTCATTTTCTATTAACTTGGTGCATCTCATTACAAAAAGACACTAAATGTTTTGCAGATGGGTTCAGATAAGCCAGTTCTTCTATTGTATAGCATGTACCTACGCCCCATAAGCATCTCCTATTTCAAATCTCCAGTTCTGTTTAAATAATTTGTACTAAAATTACATATTTGCTTGACAACCCTACCCCCTAGGGTGCTGTATCTTAACTTATCAGCACTTTGATTACAGTTAATCCTGGAAGAACTGAATTGATTACTGTGTCAAAATTACTTTTGGAGAAACTACCAAGCATAATCATTTTACCTCAATTGGTTCGaagtaaataaattctaacaGAATTCAGAATAATACCACCTAAAATCTGTTCTATAAATGCAGAACCAAACATGCTATGGTTAAGGATGATAGGTGATAATGTGATATTAGACACCAAAAGCTTGATTTACAAAATATATCCCAACATTTAGGTGCTGATCTTTATATCCCAGTTTAGGTGCTGATCTCTGCCACCAGCTAAGAATGTTTATTTGTTTCCTGTTGTGCCTAAACAAATGACAGAAACTCCTAACGCTGATTCCAGTCAACAAAAATCTCCATTTATTTGCttataattttgaaataaagtgaGCTTGGTTACTATAATAGAGAGAATAAGAGAAACAAATATTGAGTAAAAAGTCACCTTTTTATACAAATTCACAAGATTGTTGTCTTCAAAGGGCAAATAGCCTGCCATTAAAACGAAAAGAATGACACCACATGACCAGAGATCAGCCTTTGCACCATCATAGCCTTTATTGTGAACCACCTAAATTATATGTGAGCAGTGATtacaatttcttctttttttaacaaaaaggaACAGGGAAAAGGAAAACCAGAATTTTTTTGAGATACAAGATATGAAGACTAGCAATGGAATTATCTTACCTCTGGGGCAACATAATTTGGCGTACCACATGTTGTATGAAGCAGCCCATCTTCCTATTAACAATAGGATAATTAGAAGGAAATTggatataattatattttctacTGTTGAAAAATTGATAATTATACTTACCCGAACTTGTTGAGGCAGTGCACTCAATCCAAAATCTGATACTTTGAGCATTCCCGTAGCATCCAGCAACAAGTTCTCAGGCTTCAATAGATCAAATAATAGTAACAgattaatttttattcttttacacaAAACCGTATGTAGTTTTTGGTACATATATTCCCTcctgtataaaaaaataaaatcttttgcaAATACATTACGTAGAGCACTCAAACACTTATAATTTGAGCAACAACTCCAAAACTCCTTCAGATAGCAAAGCAAAGAAAAATGCACTAATAGGAAATGAAACTCTCACCTTTAGGTCTCTATGGCAAACACCTCTACTATGACAGTAATCCACAGCACATATTAGCTGTTGAAAATATCTtctagcttcttcttctttcaatctCCCACTGCTTGCCTAACTCAAATTAATAGCAAATAAAGCACCAAAATAGTCATGGCTAGCAAATAAACAATAACTGTAATAAGATTTCAGAAGCACAAAAGGTCAACTTCCTTACAATTTTATCAAAGAGCTCTCCACCAGTTACAAATTCCAATACAATGTATATTTTTGTCTTGCTAGCCATGACCTACACCAGGAATTTATCACTTAAAATGGATATGGAAACTATATTAAAGAACAAAATTCAGTAAAATTGAAGGCCAAAACAAATCAGCCAAGGTAAAATATATAGAAGGAAACATTTACTGCATTCTAACCTCATACATACGTATTACATTAGGGTGTCTAATCAGTTTCATTGTTGATATCTCTCGTTTTATCTGCATAAATGGTAAACAACATAAAAATATCAGCTACAAGTAGGACTAAAGTATTCAAACATTTATGACTATGCTACCATGCCTTAGTGCAGAGGAATTCACACAAAACATGAAATATGGATCTTAAACACATTTATGTGTTTAACTGTAGCTGcaacaataaaataatactaaagcAAGTCAATACCATTCAGAGTTTTCAGTTTAATAATGAgatataatcaataaaattaactcCTTATATAATAAATCAGGCAGTATCAGATCcaagtaataaaattaaatggatgttgaagaatacaagaaaaccaGAGCCTACATTTCTGGACAGACTAAAGTCATAAAGAAGTTTGACCATCGGAGAGATGCTGCAAGTTTCTAGTAGTTTATATTATCAGAGATACGTTCTATTTAGACCACTATGACGGCAAATGTTCCTTTCTCAGATGCTTCTTTAGTTCATTCATGGCTAATTGGCTACATTTGAACTTGGGATTATAAGAGAGACGTTCTATTTTGACCACATTAACTTGTATTTCATTCTTGGGATTTTCACTTTGATACAAGTTTGAGTGAATGAGAAACAAGTTACTGCAAAATTCCAACTCGCAAACACAACCTAAAGGCAATTTAGGTTGCGACAGCTGTTAACTCACTTTGCTAAAAGTCTAAAACCATAACGGATTCATTCTTTGCATACAAATTCGAAATCCAAAGCTTTCTGTAAGCATGAATTCAACTTGTTATTGATTCTCTAAGAACTAGTTATTGAAGGTCAGTACAAGGTAAGATTTTAGAGGCTTTTATGAAACTAGAtcttttctaagtgaattttttttatataaataaatttcaagTAAAAATTGTATTCCAAAAgaattaacttattttttttaaaatctttgcaTATTAATTTTGCAAccattaatgaatgttaaataacaCAAGTTCTGCCTTTTTTATTTTGTCAACCTAGCATTACCGAACTAGAACCCCGGATTTTTTGTGTTCCTCGCTAGAATTCTAGGTCTATTCCCTTGACCCCATTCCCTTCTCTCTTCCTTTTCCATAAGATTTCTGTCTGCCCATTGAAGTCATCAAACCCAGCAAAATTTAAGGTACATCCAATGAAACATACCAAGTAAAATGTTGACGAGTTCCATTTTCCAATAACATCAATATATTTTctgcttctttctttctttctttctttttcttttcttttcttttcttttcctttttcttttgtgtGCGTGTACGTTTGGCACGGGGTTTAATCAATATATTTTCACTACCAAAGTAACATAGAAAAGTCTAGCCCGATCAGAAAAAGACAAAGTTGATCATATCCATCTTCTGGCAGTAGAAAAAAACAAACGTCCCAAAAACATAGATCACATTGAATGGGTCAACGCTCCCTTGATTTCCCAAAATCCTAAATCACCACAACTCCAtaacaaaaattaacaacaaaCCACCAACAAAGATAAAACCAATTAATGCTGATTGTCATAAATCAAAGCTAAACCTAATAACACAACAACAAAAAACTTGCAAACTAATcttttcataaaataaataagaaaataaataaattacaaaaaaaattcaattaaacagTGACGAACTAACCTGGTTGATCATCTTGTGCTTGAGAACTTTCTCCTTGTCGAGAATCTTAATGGCGACATTGTCTCCGGTGACCGTGTTCTTTGCAAACTTCACCTTCGCGAAATTCCCCTCGCCCAGCGTCCTACCCAGCTCGTACTTGCCGACACGTGTCCTTCCGCTGTTGGTCGCATGACCACCATTCCCTGGACGTGACGTCATCTTCCCTCCTCCTCCTTCCTCTCCTTATTCAAATCCCTTCTGCACGTTCTATGCAATTTTCTCTATCTAGTCTCTATTTAAAGCTTAAAACCTCTTCTTCTAGCAGGTTGCCACACCTGATTATTAGTCATcctcattcttttctttttcttcttttttttttttactctctctctctctctctctctctctctctcaaaaccaAGCTACGTAAGGATTCAGGCCAGGGGGAATGAATACGATTCCAAAAAGATgccaaatatttaaaataagaatTGGTTCGAGGAGAAAATGGTCGTTGGGTCAAAGTAGAAAACGGCATGGCTTCAGATGGATCAACGGTGGGGAAAATTTTGAAGCTGGGATTGCTTTTCTGTTTCTTATTACGATTTTAGATCTCgtgtgttttaacttttaattccTTTTATGTTCACGCGGTGTAATTAGTGAAGAAGGTAACAAGAGAAGCTGAATTGGTTTGAGTTTAATTTTCCGTTTGTTGGAGAGGGAGTTGAATTTAGCGCGTGACGGGATTCCTTGACTGTTTTACGTTTATTCGTTGTTATGCGTttcaacttttgtttttctcc
Coding sequences:
- the LOC112732274 gene encoding CBL-interacting serine/threonine-protein kinase 23 isoform X5, which translates into the protein MASKTKIYIVLEFVTGGELFDKIASSGRLKEEEARRYFQQLICAVDYCHSRGVCHRDLKPENLLLDATGMLKVSDFGLSALPQQVREDGLLHTTCGTPNYVAPEVVHNKGYDGAKADLWSCGVILFVLMAGYLPFEDNNLVNLYKKIFKAEFTCPPWFSTDAKKLIIRILEPDPAKRITIAEVIENEWFKKGYKPPKFEQANVSLDDIDSIFSESMDSQNLVAERRETRPVEPVTMNAFELISTSQGLNLRSLFEKQMGLVKRETRFTSKCSANEIITKIEEAAGPLGFGVKKSNNKLKIQGEKTGRKGQLSVATEIFEIAPELYLVELRKAEGDTLEFHKFYKNLSPALKDIVWKAEPIDEEKDGSSPSK
- the LOC112732274 gene encoding CBL-interacting serine/threonine-protein kinase 23 isoform X3; this encodes MTSRPGNGGHATNSGRTRVGKYELGRTLGEGNFAKVKFAKNTVTGDNVAIKILDKEKVLKHKMINQIKREISTMKLIRHPNVIRMYEVMASKTKIYIVLEFVTGGELFDKIASSGRLKEEEARRYFQQLICAVDYCHSRGVCHRDLKPENLLLDATGMLKVSDFGLSALPQQVREDGLLHTTCGTPNYVAPEVVHNKGYDGAKADLWSCGVILFVLMAGYLPFEDNNLVNLYKKIFKAEFTCPPWFSTDAKKLIIRILEPDPAKRITIAEVIENEWFKKGYKPPKFEQANVSLDDIDSIFSESMGLVKRETRFTSKCSANEIITKIEEAAGPLGFGVKKSNNKLKIQGEKTGRKGQLSVATEIFEIAPELYLVELRKAEGDTLEFHKFYKNLSPALKDIVWKAEPIDEEKDGSSPSK
- the LOC112732274 gene encoding CBL-interacting serine/threonine-protein kinase 23 isoform X4, coding for MKLIRHPNVIRMYEVMASKTKIYIVLEFVTGGELFDKIASSGRLKEEEARRYFQQLICAVDYCHSRGVCHRDLKPENLLLDATGMLKVSDFGLSALPQQVREDGLLHTTCGTPNYVAPEVVHNKGYDGAKADLWSCGVILFVLMAGYLPFEDNNLVNLYKKIFKAEFTCPPWFSTDAKKLIIRILEPDPAKRITIAEVIENEWFKKGYKPPKFEQANVSLDDIDSIFSESMDSQNLVAERRETRPVEPVTMNAFELISTSQGLNLRSLFEKQMGLVKRETRFTSKCSANEIITKIEEAAGPLGFGVKKSNNKLKIQGEKTGRKGQLSVATEIFEIAPELYLVELRKAEGDTLEFHKFYKNLSPALKDIVWKAEPIDEEKDGSSPSK
- the LOC112732274 gene encoding CBL-interacting serine/threonine-protein kinase 23 isoform X2, with translation MTSRPGNGGHATNSGRTRVGKYELGRTLGEGNFAKVKFAKNTVTGDNVAIKILDKEKVLKHKMINQIKREISTMKLIRHPNVIRMYEVMASKTKIYIVLEFVTGGELFDKIASSGRLKEEEARRYFQQLICAVDYCHSRGVCHRDLKPENLLLDATGMLKVSDFGLSALPQQVREDGLLHTTCGTPNYVAPEVVHNKGYDGAKADLWSCGVILFVLMAGYLPFEDNNLVNLYKKIFKAEFTCPPWFSTDAKKLIIRILEPDPAKRITIAEVIENEWFKKGYKPPKFEQANVSLDDIDSIFSESMDSQNLVAERRETRPVEPVTMNAFELISTSQGLNLRSLFEKQMGLVKRETRFTSKCSANEIITKIEEAAGPLGFGVKKSNNKLKIQGEKTGRKGQLSVATEIFEIAPELYLVELRKAEGDTLEFHKFYKNLSPALKDIVWKAEPIDEEKDDT
- the LOC112732274 gene encoding CBL-interacting serine/threonine-protein kinase 23 isoform X1; the protein is MTSRPGNGGHATNSGRTRVGKYELGRTLGEGNFAKVKFAKNTVTGDNVAIKILDKEKVLKHKMINQIKREISTMKLIRHPNVIRMYEVMASKTKIYIVLEFVTGGELFDKIASSGRLKEEEARRYFQQLICAVDYCHSRGVCHRDLKPENLLLDATGMLKVSDFGLSALPQQVREDGLLHTTCGTPNYVAPEVVHNKGYDGAKADLWSCGVILFVLMAGYLPFEDNNLVNLYKKIFKAEFTCPPWFSTDAKKLIIRILEPDPAKRITIAEVIENEWFKKGYKPPKFEQANVSLDDIDSIFSESMDSQNLVAERRETRPVEPVTMNAFELISTSQGLNLRSLFEKQMGLVKRETRFTSKCSANEIITKIEEAAGPLGFGVKKSNNKLKIQGEKTGRKGQLSVATEIFEIAPELYLVELRKAEGDTLEFHKFYKNLSPALKDIVWKAEPIDEEKDGSSPSK
- the LOC112732274 gene encoding CBL-interacting serine/threonine-protein kinase 23 isoform X6 is translated as MASKTKIYIVLEFVTGGELFDKIASSGRLKEEEARRYFQQLICAVDYCHSRGVCHRDLKPENLLLDATGMLKVSDFGLSALPQQVREDGLLHTTCGTPNYVAPEVVHNKGYDGAKADLWSCGVILFVLMAGYLPFEDNNLVNLYKKIFKAEFTCPPWFSTDAKKLIIRILEPDPAKRITIAEVIENEWFKKGYKPPKFEQANVSLDDIDSIFSESMDSQNLVAERRETRPVEPVTMNAFELISTSQGLNLRSLFEKQMGLVKRETRFTSKCSANEIITKIEEAAGPLGFGVKKSNNKLKIQGEKTGRKGQLSVATEIFEIAPELYLVELRKAEGDTLEFHKFYKNLSPALKDIVWKAEPIDEEKDDT